TCGAGCTCCGGCGAGAGGTCGGTCGGTGCGGCCCGCAGGGCGGGGGCGACGTCCTCGTCGGCACCGGCCGGGGCGTCGGCCGAGACGTCGTCGGCGGCCTCGACCATGTCGACCGGTGCGCCCTCGCGCACCAGGCGCGGCTCGACGAGCTTGTCGATCACCAGCCCGGCGACCAGTGCGAGCACGATCGAGGACGCGATGTTGAACCACAGGTTCGACACCGGGGTCACGGTCGCGCCCGGGTCGGGGAGGCCGCCGGTGACCGAGTTGGTGATGCCGGAGAAGAGCGCGTCGAGGCTGGTCACCAGCATCGAGGTCGAGTAGCCGGCGCCGACCGCGGCGAACCCGCCGACGAGACCGGCGAGCGGGTGCCGACCGGCTGCCTTGAACACCATCGCCGCCAGCGGGGGTACGACGATGAAGGCGGCGTCGGCCATCACCGAGGCGTTCACCCCGACGAACCCGACGGCGTACGGCAGCAGCCAGCGCGGCGCCGCGCCGAGGCTCGCCCGGATGGCGGCGGCCAGCAGCCCGGTGCGCTCGGCCACCGTGACCGCCAGCAGGATCGTCACGACGGTGACCAGCGGCGGGAAGCCGATGAAGTTGGGCCCGAGATTGACCGTCAGCCAGGCCAGGCCCTCGCCGGTGAAGAGCCCGCGCACGGCGGTCTCCTCGTCGGAGCCGGGGATGGTCACGGACGTGCCGAGGAGCTGGAGACCGGTCGAGACCAGCCCGACGAGCAGGAAGAGCCCGAGGAAGAGCAGGAACGGGTCCGGCAGGCGGTTGCCGAGCCGCTCGACCGTGGCGAGGACGCGGTCGGTGCGGGTGAGGGTCGGGTTGTCGGTGGCCATGCCTCAGCCCTCCCCGAAGTAGGACGGCACGTCGACGGCACCGCCGGCGTCCTCGAAGTCCGCCGCGGCGGCCTCGCGCAGCCCGGGGTCGCTGAGCCAGTCGGCGCTGACCGCGGCGAGAGCCCACGCCGAGTCCACGACGACCCGGTCGGCCTCCTCGGTGACCGCGGCGTCGGCGAACTCCCGGGTGTGCAGCGACAGGTCGTCCTCGGTGATCTTGACCATCGCGTGCACCCCGGGCATCCGGTAGGACACGTTGCCGAAGTCGGTGGAGCCGGCGAACATCCGCGGCACCACGTCGGGCGGCAGGACCGTGCGGCCGCGCTCGCCGTAGCGGGAGGTCCAGGCCGCCGCCAGCGGGCCGTTGCCGCGCACGGGCAGGTAGGGCGGGGCCTCGTCCCAGGTGAGCTCCACGCCGCAGCCGGTCATCAGGGCGGCGCCCCGGGCGATGTCGGCGAGCCGCGTGCTGAGCACGGCGAGGCTCTCGGGGAGCTCGCTGCGCAGGTAGAAGAGCATCTCGGCGTGCTCGGGGATGACGTTGGGCCGCTCGCCACCGGCGGTCACGACGCCGTGCACCCGGTCGGTGGACGGCATCTGCTGGCGGTGCAGCCCGACGCCGGTGTACATCAGGTTGACCGCGTCAAGCGCGTTGCGGCCCATGAACGGCTGCGCCGAGGCGTGGGAGGTGACCCCGGTGAAGGTCGCGCGCAGCTGGCGGCGGCCGAGGAAGAGCGGGTCGGCGATGTCGTAGGTGAAGGGGTGGACCATCAGGGCGGCGTCGACGCCGTCGAAGGCGCCCTCCGCGGCCATCAGTTCCTTGCCGCCACCGCCCTCCTCCGCCGGCGTACCGAGCCACACGACGCGACCCGGCAGCCGCTCCCCGAGCGAGGCCAGCGCGAGGAACGCGCCCAGCCCTGCGGTGGCGATGACGTTGTGGCCGCAGCCGTGCCCGATGCCGGGCAGCGCGTCGTACTCCGAGAGCACGGCGATGGTCGGTCCGTCGGGGTCGCCGACCTCGGCGCGCAGCCCGGTCGCGAGCCCGTGGGCACCGCGGACCACGTCGATCCCGCGCGCCTCGACGAGGTCGGCGAGCGCGGCCGCGGAGCGGTGCTCCTCGAAGGAGACCTCGGGGTGCTCGGACAGGTCGTGGCTGGCGGCGAGGAGCGTCGGTGCGAGCTCGTCGACGGCCGCACGGAGCGCGTCGAGGACGTCGGGGTCGGCGCCGGCGGTGGTGGCCTCCGGCGCGCGAGCCGTGCGGGCGAGGCGCCGGGTCTCCTCGGCCAGGTGGCCGAGCAGGAACCCGTCCGGTGGGACGGGTGCGGACAGGTCCCGGTGGTCGTGCTCGTGCTCGTGCTGGTGGTCGTGCCGGGGGTGGTTCATCGTGCAGCTTCCCTCTTCCCGTTGTGGCGGGCCCGAGTCGGGCGGCTGGTCGTTCGACGCTAGCAGCGCCCGGGGTTTCGACACGCTCGCTGCGCTCGCTGCTCAACCAGCGGAGGCGGCGGCGGTCGGCCGGGAGCGACCCCTAGGCTGGTGCCATGGGCAAGCAAGAGGACTTCGTGATCCGGGCGCTCGAGGAGCGCGACGTCCGATTCGTGCGGCTGTGGTTCACCGACGTGCTCGGCTTCCTCAAGAGCGTGAGTGTCGCGCCGGCGGAGCTGGAGAACGCCTTCGACGAGGGCATCGGCTTCGACGGCTCGGCGATCGAGGGCTTCGCCCGTGTCTACGAGGCCGACATGCTCGCCCACCCCGACGCCTCGACGTTCCAGATCCTGCCGTGGCGCGGTGGCGACGACGGGGGACCGGCGACGGCGCGCATGTTCTGCGACATCGGGATGCCCGACGGCAGCCCGTCCTACGCCGACCCGCGCCACGTCCTCAAGCGCACGCTGGGTGCGGCCGCCGACAAGGGCTTCACCTTCTACACCCACCCCGAGATCGAGTTCTACCTCTTCAAGGACATGCCCGGGAAGGGTGACGAGCCGCAGCCGGTCGACCGCAGCGGCTT
This is a stretch of genomic DNA from Nocardioides oleivorans. It encodes these proteins:
- a CDS encoding AbgT family transporter; amino-acid sequence: MATDNPTLTRTDRVLATVERLGNRLPDPFLLFLGLFLLVGLVSTGLQLLGTSVTIPGSDEETAVRGLFTGEGLAWLTVNLGPNFIGFPPLVTVVTILLAVTVAERTGLLAAAIRASLGAAPRWLLPYAVGFVGVNASVMADAAFIVVPPLAAMVFKAAGRHPLAGLVGGFAAVGAGYSTSMLVTSLDALFSGITNSVTGGLPDPGATVTPVSNLWFNIASSIVLALVAGLVIDKLVEPRLVREGAPVDMVEAADDVSADAPAGADEDVAPALRAAPTDLSPELEPAERRGLRTAGIVFVVMAAVILAAVLPGGSPWRNEDGNFLPESALLDSTVFIVFALFLGPALAYGFVSGSLRQAADVPKVMGLGIKDMAAFIVLAFMLGQFIALFNWSNVGSALAVAGADGLESIGLTGYPAIIGFILLASVLNLFIVSGSSMWTLMGAVFVPLFALLGYEPGFVQAAFRVGDSATQVITPMNPYIWIFLVMVKRYEPEAGLGTVISRMLPFVVPFWISWVAVLTVFYLTGADVGPGVGIRL
- a CDS encoding M20 family metallopeptidase — encoded protein: MNHPRHDHQHEHEHDHRDLSAPVPPDGFLLGHLAEETRRLARTARAPEATTAGADPDVLDALRAAVDELAPTLLAASHDLSEHPEVSFEEHRSAAALADLVEARGIDVVRGAHGLATGLRAEVGDPDGPTIAVLSEYDALPGIGHGCGHNVIATAGLGAFLALASLGERLPGRVVWLGTPAEEGGGGKELMAAEGAFDGVDAALMVHPFTYDIADPLFLGRRQLRATFTGVTSHASAQPFMGRNALDAVNLMYTGVGLHRQQMPSTDRVHGVVTAGGERPNVIPEHAEMLFYLRSELPESLAVLSTRLADIARGAALMTGCGVELTWDEAPPYLPVRGNGPLAAAWTSRYGERGRTVLPPDVVPRMFAGSTDFGNVSYRMPGVHAMVKITEDDLSLHTREFADAAVTEEADRVVVDSAWALAAVSADWLSDPGLREAAAADFEDAGGAVDVPSYFGEG